In a single window of the Rhodoferax saidenbachensis genome:
- a CDS encoding class I SAM-dependent rRNA methyltransferase, which yields MKTLRLRAGKERSLLRHHPWIFESAIQRGGGDPGETVRVESSEGQFLAWAAFSPASKIRARIWSFDEQQRIDAPFLIAACAQSIRARGRFDIKSDGVRLVHGESDGLPGLIVDRYGDTLVAQFTSAGAERWKDVLADALLAETGLTRLYERSDASSRGLEGLPEVKGWLRGSGETNLILQEHNWKLALSVAEGHKTGFYLDQRDSRKRFADAAQRLQFQRVLNCYCYTGGFTVAALSGGAAHVTSIDSSGPAIEKAQANVALNGFAPERATFMDADVNASLRQFATEGRTFDAIVLDPPKFAPTVAHAERAARAYKDINRLAFKLLEPGGVLFTYSCSGGISADLFHKIVASAGSDAGVDGFITERMGGAPDHPMTIAFPEGEYLKGLVVMRK from the coding sequence ATGAAAACCCTAAGACTGCGCGCCGGGAAAGAGCGCTCCCTATTACGTCACCATCCCTGGATTTTTGAATCGGCGATTCAGCGCGGCGGTGGTGATCCTGGTGAAACCGTGCGCGTGGAGTCGTCCGAGGGTCAGTTCCTGGCCTGGGCCGCATTCAGCCCCGCGTCAAAAATCCGCGCGCGGATCTGGAGTTTTGACGAGCAGCAGCGCATAGATGCTCCGTTTTTAATAGCTGCTTGCGCACAATCCATAAGGGCTAGAGGGCGATTTGACATAAAAAGTGACGGCGTGCGGCTAGTCCACGGCGAATCCGACGGCCTGCCCGGGTTGATCGTGGACCGGTATGGCGACACCTTGGTGGCGCAGTTCACGTCTGCGGGCGCCGAACGCTGGAAGGATGTGCTGGCCGACGCGCTCCTGGCCGAGACGGGGCTCACGCGTTTGTACGAGCGCTCCGACGCCAGCAGCCGTGGGCTGGAGGGGCTGCCCGAGGTCAAAGGCTGGTTGCGTGGCAGCGGCGAGACCAACCTGATCCTGCAAGAGCACAACTGGAAGCTGGCCCTGAGCGTGGCTGAGGGCCACAAGACGGGTTTCTACCTGGACCAGCGCGACAGCCGCAAACGCTTTGCCGATGCGGCGCAGCGCCTGCAGTTCCAGCGCGTGTTGAACTGTTATTGCTACACGGGCGGTTTCACCGTGGCGGCGTTGTCGGGCGGCGCGGCGCACGTGACCTCGATTGACTCTAGCGGACCGGCCATCGAGAAGGCGCAGGCCAACGTGGCGCTCAACGGCTTTGCCCCTGAGCGCGCCACGTTCATGGACGCCGACGTGAACGCATCTCTGCGCCAGTTCGCCACCGAGGGCCGTACTTTTGATGCCATCGTGCTTGATCCGCCCAAGTTCGCACCCACGGTGGCGCACGCCGAGCGCGCCGCACGGGCCTACAAGGACATCAACCGCCTGGCGTTCAAGCTGCTGGAGCCAGGTGGCGTGTTGTTCACTTACTCCTGCTCGGGCGGCATCAGCGCGGACCTGTTCCACAAGATTGTGGCCTCTGCGGGCTCGGACGCGGGGGTGGACGGCTTCATCACCGAGCGCATGGGCGGCGCGCCTGACCACCCGATGACCATTGCCTTTCCCGAAGGGGAGTATTTGAAGGGGCTGGTGGTGATGCGCAAATGA
- a CDS encoding STAS domain-containing protein, which produces MATKDDRPGLLSKVAMFVRNPTKDWSELDNPEQEQESGYDKQALKAMIERKRQNDFVRKREFDQLRKLRNRDPAAMAGMARASFFQTSISTDPDGRAVTLKKIDEIEAQMSKQWWKGKQDSAGGPQGPGFPVANPVEGAPAGSTAHSTLAPSVPSVHFERTEASEIMSSRPPSGATEFAPTEMGSGMAPMSLSPSSADRSIPARVAMGAMAQGYDGSEVGFSTSKLFAIEVDDMATDPELEEAAIRFANGDDAGAEGGLLDALRGDALLPDVALSWSAALLDLYRATNKRAQFDHALAEFGARFEKTTPVWSSLADGVPAQASQHATGNAPLAASARSSVIWECPADLNVAAMEALREAMSSRPMPWHLGWSSLEQISADAMPLLAGLFSSLCNEPVSLRFSGANNLVQLLRAMTPSGDRGVDAVWWDVRLNALRTLQLQDEFELAALDYCVTYEVAPPAWVEARCQCESVPADTAVTQDAGWASGGANAATAPMGLDGGPATKLELRGEVLGDATQALAGLDGTHRSGDAIVVSCSALVRVDFSAAGSILNWVAVRQSEGCQVQFRDVNRMVAAFFSVIGISEHARVVPRSL; this is translated from the coding sequence ATGGCCACCAAAGACGATCGTCCCGGTTTGCTTTCCAAGGTGGCCATGTTTGTCCGCAATCCGACCAAGGACTGGTCGGAGCTGGACAACCCGGAGCAGGAGCAGGAAAGCGGTTATGACAAGCAGGCCCTCAAGGCCATGATCGAGCGCAAGCGGCAAAACGACTTTGTCCGCAAGCGTGAGTTTGACCAACTGCGCAAGTTGCGCAACCGCGATCCCGCTGCCATGGCAGGCATGGCACGCGCCTCGTTTTTTCAGACCAGCATCTCCACCGATCCGGATGGGCGTGCGGTGACCCTGAAAAAAATCGATGAGATCGAGGCCCAGATGTCCAAGCAGTGGTGGAAGGGCAAGCAGGATTCCGCAGGTGGCCCCCAGGGTCCCGGATTCCCGGTTGCCAATCCTGTGGAAGGCGCACCCGCTGGCTCAACGGCCCATTCCACGCTGGCGCCCTCGGTGCCTTCTGTGCATTTTGAGCGCACGGAAGCGTCGGAAATCATGTCATCTCGCCCTCCTTCCGGGGCCACCGAATTTGCGCCTACCGAAATGGGCTCCGGCATGGCGCCCATGTCCCTCTCTCCGTCTTCGGCAGATCGCTCCATTCCGGCACGGGTGGCCATGGGGGCCATGGCGCAGGGCTATGACGGCTCCGAAGTCGGCTTCTCCACGTCCAAACTGTTTGCCATTGAAGTCGATGACATGGCCACCGACCCAGAGCTGGAAGAGGCCGCCATCCGTTTTGCCAATGGGGACGATGCCGGTGCAGAAGGCGGTCTGCTGGATGCGTTACGTGGGGATGCTCTGTTGCCCGATGTCGCACTGTCCTGGTCTGCGGCTCTGCTGGATTTGTACCGCGCGACAAACAAACGTGCCCAGTTTGACCATGCGCTGGCAGAATTCGGCGCCCGTTTTGAAAAGACCACCCCGGTGTGGTCGTCTCTGGCAGATGGCGTTCCTGCTCAGGCTTCGCAACACGCCACTGGAAACGCGCCGCTTGCAGCCTCTGCCCGCAGTAGCGTGATCTGGGAATGCCCAGCCGATTTGAATGTGGCCGCCATGGAGGCATTGCGCGAGGCCATGTCTTCGCGCCCCATGCCCTGGCATCTGGGGTGGTCGTCGCTCGAGCAGATATCGGCCGACGCAATGCCTTTGCTGGCAGGGCTTTTCAGCAGCCTGTGTAATGAGCCCGTGAGCCTGCGTTTCAGTGGCGCGAACAACCTGGTGCAGCTTCTGCGTGCCATGACACCTTCGGGTGACCGGGGCGTGGATGCGGTGTGGTGGGATGTGCGGCTGAATGCTTTGCGCACTCTGCAGTTGCAGGACGAATTTGAATTGGCCGCACTGGACTATTGCGTGACGTACGAAGTGGCGCCGCCTGCTTGGGTAGAGGCCCGCTGCCAGTGCGAAAGTGTGCCCGCAGACACCGCGGTTACACAAGATGCCGGGTGGGCTTCTGGAGGTGCGAACGCAGCGACGGCGCCTATGGGGCTGGATGGTGGCCCGGCAACCAAACTGGAGTTGCGCGGCGAGGTATTGGGTGACGCTACCCAGGCACTGGCCGGGCTGGACGGCACACACCGCAGTGGCGATGCGATTGTGGTGTCGTGCAGTGCGCTGGTGCGCGTGGATTTCTCGGCCGCGGGCAGCATCCTCAATTGGGTGGCGGTGCGTCAGTCAGAAGGCTGCCAGGTTCAGTTCCGCGACGTCAACCGCATGGTCGCGGCATTTTTCAGCGTGATTGGCATCAGCGAACACGCACGCGTGGTGCCGCGCTCGCTGTAG
- the dksA gene encoding RNA polymerase-binding protein DksA: MKPVAKPTPKAVAKPVAKPVAKVPAKPVPAPVKIKEKTPLSVAPTAVKAAPVSPVPVPAAVPAKAGRPSSRLASLTVPSMAQSVASTAAKASYTQSAPTHVIVPALPSSIKKDPKLANNWKTKPVAELTDADLMAMPDSEYMNEVQMAAFRLKLSVLKRDILNSAGETTEHLREDTSVVPDPADRATIEEEHALELRTRDRERKLLKKIEQSISRIDAGDYGYCDETGEPIGVGRLLARPTATLSLEAQQRRELKQKMFGD, translated from the coding sequence GTGAAGCCCGTGGCCAAACCAACACCCAAGGCTGTTGCCAAACCGGTCGCAAAACCCGTTGCCAAAGTACCGGCCAAACCGGTACCTGCTCCCGTCAAAATCAAGGAAAAAACTCCGTTGTCCGTCGCTCCTACTGCAGTCAAAGCTGCCCCCGTTTCCCCTGTTCCCGTGCCTGCCGCCGTTCCTGCCAAGGCGGGACGCCCTTCGTCGCGTCTGGCATCCCTGACCGTGCCCTCCATGGCGCAATCGGTGGCATCCACCGCTGCCAAGGCCAGCTACACCCAATCGGCACCTACCCATGTGATCGTTCCGGCTCTGCCTTCCTCCATCAAGAAGGACCCCAAGCTGGCCAACAACTGGAAAACCAAACCCGTGGCTGAGCTGACAGATGCGGATTTGATGGCCATGCCCGATTCGGAGTACATGAACGAAGTGCAGATGGCGGCCTTTCGCCTGAAGCTGTCAGTTCTCAAGCGCGACATCCTCAACAGCGCCGGTGAAACCACCGAGCACCTGCGCGAAGACACCTCCGTGGTGCCTGACCCGGCCGACCGCGCCACCATCGAAGAAGAACATGCGCTGGAGCTGCGCACACGCGACCGCGAACGCAAGCTGCTCAAGAAGATCGAGCAATCCATTTCCCGCATTGATGCTGGCGACTATGGTTATTGCGATGAGACGGGCGAGCCCATCGGTGTGGGCCGCTTGCTGGCACGCCCTACGGCCACCCTGTCGCTTGAAGCACAGCAGCGCCGCGAACTCAAGCAGAAGATGTTTGGCGACTGA
- the ftsL gene encoding cell division protein FtsL, whose amino-acid sequence MIRINLVLLLAVLASAVYLVGVQYDSRRLFTELDKSRAEARRLETEFQRLQVEKRAQATPARVEKLAREKLQMRQATPAITTYVTYSGPAATTAPQAAFPAAAASQEGMP is encoded by the coding sequence ATGATCAGGATCAACCTTGTCCTGCTTCTGGCTGTCTTGGCCAGCGCCGTGTATTTGGTCGGCGTGCAATACGATTCGCGCCGCCTGTTTACGGAGCTCGACAAATCGCGTGCCGAGGCCCGTCGCCTTGAGACAGAGTTTCAGCGACTGCAGGTGGAGAAGCGGGCCCAGGCCACGCCCGCCCGTGTGGAAAAGCTGGCGCGTGAAAAGCTGCAGATGCGCCAGGCCACGCCGGCCATCACCACCTACGTGACGTATTCCGGACCTGCCGCCACGACGGCTCCCCAGGCCGCATTTCCTGCCGCGGCCGCGAGTCAGGAGGGAATGCCATGA
- a CDS encoding peptidoglycan D,D-transpeptidase FtsI family protein → MSRSVQYTSSPLLASRTPVWRSKFVVGAIALAFCGLGARAAYIQVFANDFFQRQGEVRFARTLDLPATRGRILDRNGLILASSVPAPSIWAIPEDVEVDKAQLQKLAKLLDMTTAELSKKLQDEDKSFVWVKRQVDADIAKQVTALNIKGIYQTKEYKRQYPEGESAAHVVGFTNVEDNGQEGVELLFNKDLLGRPGLRRVIKDRLGRAVEEVGEMVPPVAGRDLQLSIDSKVQFFAYQKLRDSVIANRALAGSVVVLDAITGEVLALANYPSYNPEKRQNLTGAQLRNRALTDTFEPGSVMKPFTVGLALETGRVKPQTVIDTAPGSITITGATIRDSHPHGALTVEQVIQVSSNVGTTKIAMQMPASDMWATFSQAGFGQKPQIQFPGAVSGRLRPYKSWRPIEQATISYGYGMSASLFQMARSYTVFSHDGQIIPATLLKSSEPALGVNVFSAGTAASVRKMLQMAAGPGGTAQKAQTLGYSVGGKSGTAYKQIGKGYGTDGNRKYRSWFVGMAPIDSPRVIVAVMLDEPSAGKYFGGDVAAPVFSETVQQTLRMLGVQPDMAVQPQIVANATEESF, encoded by the coding sequence ATGAGCCGCAGCGTTCAGTACACCTCCAGTCCTCTGCTGGCCAGCCGCACACCGGTGTGGCGCAGCAAGTTTGTGGTCGGCGCCATTGCGCTGGCTTTCTGCGGCCTGGGTGCGCGCGCGGCCTACATCCAGGTGTTTGCCAACGATTTCTTCCAGCGCCAGGGGGAAGTCCGTTTTGCCCGTACGCTGGACCTGCCGGCGACGCGCGGCCGTATTCTGGACCGCAATGGATTGATCCTGGCGTCCAGCGTGCCCGCGCCCAGCATCTGGGCCATTCCAGAGGATGTGGAAGTTGACAAGGCGCAACTGCAAAAACTCGCCAAACTGCTGGACATGACGACGGCAGAGCTGTCGAAGAAGCTGCAGGATGAAGACAAGTCTTTTGTCTGGGTCAAGCGCCAGGTCGACGCGGATATTGCCAAGCAGGTAACCGCGCTCAATATCAAGGGCATCTACCAAACCAAGGAGTACAAGCGCCAGTACCCCGAGGGAGAGTCGGCTGCGCATGTGGTCGGTTTTACCAATGTGGAGGACAACGGGCAGGAAGGTGTCGAACTGTTGTTCAACAAGGACCTCTTGGGCCGCCCTGGTTTGCGCCGCGTGATCAAGGACCGCCTGGGCCGCGCCGTGGAAGAGGTGGGTGAGATGGTGCCTCCGGTGGCCGGGCGCGATTTGCAGCTCAGCATCGACAGCAAGGTGCAGTTTTTTGCCTACCAGAAGCTGCGTGACTCCGTGATCGCCAACCGTGCACTGGCGGGCAGCGTGGTGGTGCTGGACGCCATTACCGGTGAAGTGCTGGCGCTGGCCAACTACCCCAGCTACAACCCGGAAAAACGCCAGAACCTGACCGGTGCGCAGTTGCGTAACCGGGCCCTGACCGACACCTTTGAACCAGGGTCGGTCATGAAGCCCTTCACGGTGGGCTTGGCGCTGGAGACCGGGCGGGTCAAACCCCAGACCGTGATCGATACGGCGCCAGGGTCGATCACCATCACCGGCGCCACGATCCGCGATTCCCATCCGCATGGCGCGTTGACGGTAGAGCAGGTGATTCAGGTGTCGAGCAACGTGGGCACCACCAAAATCGCCATGCAAATGCCGGCAAGCGATATGTGGGCGACTTTCTCGCAGGCTGGTTTTGGGCAGAAGCCGCAGATCCAGTTTCCGGGGGCCGTGTCGGGGCGTCTGCGTCCCTACAAGAGCTGGCGCCCGATTGAGCAGGCGACCATTTCCTACGGCTACGGCATGTCCGCGTCCTTGTTCCAGATGGCGCGCTCATACACCGTGTTTTCTCACGATGGCCAGATCATCCCGGCCACCTTGCTCAAAAGCAGCGAACCCGCCTTGGGTGTGAACGTGTTTTCTGCAGGGACTGCTGCGAGTGTGCGCAAGATGTTGCAAATGGCAGCAGGTCCGGGCGGCACCGCCCAGAAGGCGCAAACCCTGGGTTATTCGGTGGGCGGCAAGTCCGGCACCGCTTACAAACAGATCGGCAAGGGTTACGGTACGGATGGCAATCGCAAGTACCGTAGCTGGTTCGTTGGCATGGCGCCCATCGACAGTCCGCGCGTCATTGTGGCGGTGATGCTGGATGAGCCCAGCGCAGGAAAATACTTTGGCGGCGACGTGGCGGCGCCCGTGTTCAGCGAAACCGTGCAGCAAACCCTGCGCATGCTTGGGGTTCAACCCGACATGGCGGTACAGCCGCAGATCGTGGCGAATGCGACGGAGGAAAGCTTCTGA
- a CDS encoding CobW family GTP-binding protein — protein sequence MSLIPATILTGFLGSGKTTLLKRVLAEAHGQKIAVIENEFGEENIDSDILVSDTNEQIIQMSNGCVCCTIREDLRTTLKDLAEKKRKGELDFERVVIETTGVADPGPVAQTFFMDDEIAESYLLDSILTLVDAKHAVQQLNDRQEARRQIGFADQIFISKADLVSKDDLDALMHRIKHMNPRAPQRAVHFGDVALSEVFDLRGFNLNAKLDIDPDFLKDDSHDHGHDHHDHEHGEHCDHPSHSHDDHGHGHHHHHDDDVKSFVFKSERPFDAAKLEDFLGAIVNIYGPRMLRYKGVLYMKGTERKVIFQGVHQLMGSDLGPAWSEGETKCSKMVFIGIDLPKDILLQGLEQSLV from the coding sequence ATGAGCTTGATTCCTGCCACCATCCTTACGGGTTTTCTCGGCTCCGGTAAAACCACGCTCCTCAAACGCGTGCTCGCCGAGGCCCATGGCCAGAAAATCGCCGTTATTGAAAACGAGTTCGGTGAGGAAAACATCGACAGCGACATTCTGGTGAGCGACACCAATGAGCAGATCATCCAGATGAGCAACGGCTGCGTCTGCTGCACCATCCGCGAAGATCTGCGCACCACCCTGAAAGACCTGGCTGAGAAGAAACGCAAGGGCGAGCTGGACTTTGAGCGCGTGGTGATCGAGACCACGGGCGTGGCCGATCCCGGCCCCGTGGCACAAACCTTTTTCATGGACGACGAGATCGCCGAGAGCTACCTGCTGGACTCCATCCTGACGCTGGTCGACGCCAAACACGCCGTGCAGCAGCTCAACGACCGCCAGGAAGCGCGCCGCCAGATCGGTTTTGCCGACCAGATTTTCATCAGCAAGGCTGACTTGGTGTCCAAGGACGACCTCGACGCGCTGATGCACCGCATCAAACACATGAACCCGCGTGCACCCCAACGGGCGGTGCACTTTGGTGACGTGGCCCTGTCAGAGGTGTTTGACCTGCGCGGCTTCAACCTGAACGCCAAGCTGGACATCGATCCCGACTTCCTCAAGGATGACAGCCACGACCATGGGCATGACCACCACGACCATGAGCACGGTGAACATTGCGACCACCCGTCGCACAGCCACGACGACCATGGGCATGGCCACCACCATCACCATGACGACGATGTCAAAAGTTTTGTCTTCAAGTCCGAGCGCCCCTTTGACGCTGCCAAACTGGAAGACTTCCTGGGGGCCATCGTCAACATCTACGGTCCACGCATGCTGCGTTACAAGGGTGTGCTCTATATGAAGGGCACCGAGCGCAAAGTGATCTTCCAGGGCGTGCACCAGCTCATGGGCAGTGATTTGGGCCCGGCCTGGTCGGAAGGCGAGACCAAATGCAGCAAAATGGTCTTTATCGGTATTGATCTGCCCAAGGACATCCTGTTGCAGGGGCTGGAGCAATCGCTGGTGTAG
- the mraZ gene encoding division/cell wall cluster transcriptional repressor MraZ encodes MFQGASSLSLDAKGRLSVPTRHRDVLSATAAGQITITKHPHGCLMVFPRPEWEKFRERIAALPMSAQWWKRIFLGNAMDVEMDATGRVLVSPELREAAGIAKDTVLLGMGNHFELWDKSTYDAQEAKAMQGEMPDVFKDFSF; translated from the coding sequence GTGTTTCAAGGGGCTTCGTCTCTCAGTCTGGATGCAAAGGGTCGGCTTTCTGTGCCGACCCGGCACCGTGACGTCCTGAGTGCGACGGCTGCCGGTCAAATCACCATCACCAAACACCCGCACGGGTGTCTCATGGTCTTTCCCCGCCCGGAGTGGGAGAAATTCCGGGAACGCATTGCCGCCTTGCCCATGTCGGCCCAGTGGTGGAAGCGTATTTTTCTGGGCAACGCCATGGACGTGGAAATGGATGCCACCGGACGCGTGCTGGTGTCGCCAGAACTGCGCGAAGCTGCGGGCATCGCCAAGGACACCGTGCTGCTGGGCATGGGCAACCACTTCGAGTTGTGGGACAAGAGCACCTATGACGCGCAGGAAGCGAAGGCCATGCAGGGCGAGATGCCCGATGTCTTCAAGGACTTTTCCTTCTAA
- the rsmH gene encoding 16S rRNA (cytosine(1402)-N(4))-methyltransferase RsmH translates to MDAAWTHSTVLLNEAVDALFNSDAGTPEALADGTYVDATFGRGGHSRLILSRLSPQGRLIAFDRDPDAVAQSGAIQDPRFSIRQEGFSHLGELPRASVAGLLMDLGVSSPQIDNPARGFSFRFEGPLDMRMDTTRGESVAQWLETAELNQIAEVIREYGEERFAGAIAKAIVARRQERGPISTTTELAQLVADTVKTREPGKDPATRTFQAFRIFINAELEELQQALEGSLDVLQAGGRLAVISFHSLEDRIVKQFIAKHSRDEYDRRAPFAAPKVMKLKALDRIKPSAAEVTGNPRARSAIMRVAQRTDA, encoded by the coding sequence GTGGACGCTGCATGGACTCACTCCACCGTCCTGTTGAACGAAGCGGTCGATGCCTTGTTCAACAGCGACGCCGGTACGCCCGAAGCCCTGGCCGACGGGACGTACGTGGATGCCACATTTGGACGCGGAGGACATTCCCGTCTCATCCTCTCCCGTTTGTCGCCCCAGGGGCGCCTGATCGCTTTCGACCGCGACCCGGATGCCGTGGCCCAGTCCGGAGCCATCCAGGACCCGCGATTTTCCATCCGCCAAGAAGGCTTTTCGCATCTGGGCGAATTGCCGCGGGCCAGTGTGGCCGGTTTGTTGATGGATCTGGGCGTGAGTTCGCCGCAGATCGACAACCCGGCGCGCGGTTTCAGTTTTCGTTTCGAAGGTCCGTTGGACATGCGCATGGACACGACGCGTGGCGAGAGTGTGGCCCAGTGGCTGGAGACAGCCGAACTCAATCAAATCGCGGAGGTGATACGTGAATATGGTGAAGAACGGTTTGCTGGGGCAATTGCAAAGGCGATTGTTGCTCGCCGACAGGAACGGGGCCCAATTTCAACCACCACCGAGTTGGCCCAACTCGTGGCTGACACGGTCAAAACCCGCGAGCCGGGCAAGGACCCTGCAACGCGCACATTTCAGGCTTTTCGGATTTTCATCAACGCCGAGCTTGAAGAGCTGCAACAAGCGTTAGAGGGGAGCCTGGACGTGTTGCAAGCAGGAGGTCGTCTGGCGGTGATCAGCTTCCATTCGCTGGAAGACCGCATCGTCAAACAATTCATCGCGAAGCATTCGCGCGATGAGTACGACCGCCGTGCTCCATTTGCTGCACCCAAGGTCATGAAGCTCAAGGCGTTGGACCGTATCAAGCCCAGCGCGGCCGAAGTCACTGGCAATCCCCGCGCACGCAGCGCCATCATGCGTGTGGCGCAGAGGACGGACGCGTGA
- a CDS encoding methyl-accepting chemotaxis protein: MNFNDMKLSTRLAMGFSVLVAIVAFMAGFGIYEVKITNASIGTIYNDRVVPLKQLKIVSDMYAVNIVDSANKVGAGILDPKAALALVSASTGTIKEQWSAYIATELTAEEKTGVDKVTAMMAKADPVVASLRAALEAGDKDKVVSLIKPIYEAIDPLTNEVGDLVDIQLTEAKSAYDRSSIQYSNTLTLFTVLVVLAIALGIAIGWMLVRAITVPLNQVVNIASSVAAGDLTMDIDNSGRSETGLVLAALSDMQGSLVNVVSTVRAGSEGVAAASSEIALGNHDLSARTEQQASALEETAASMEELSATVKQNADSASQANQLARSASTVAIKGGTVVGQVVETMKGINESSRKISDIISVIDGIAFQTNILALNAAVEAARAGEQGRGFAVVASEVRSLAGRSAEAAKEIKNLINTSVDRVEQGSTLVDQAGVTMTEVVSSIQRVTDIMGEITAASNEQAMGVQQVGEAVMQMDQATQQNAALVEEMAAAASSLKNLAAEQVAAVAVFKLPGGRRS; encoded by the coding sequence ATGAACTTCAATGACATGAAACTATCCACCCGTCTTGCCATGGGCTTCTCGGTGCTGGTGGCCATCGTCGCCTTCATGGCGGGCTTCGGAATCTACGAAGTCAAAATCACGAACGCGTCCATAGGGACCATCTACAACGACCGGGTGGTCCCCCTCAAACAGCTCAAGATCGTGTCGGACATGTACGCTGTCAACATCGTGGACAGCGCCAACAAGGTCGGCGCCGGCATCCTGGACCCCAAGGCGGCCCTGGCCCTGGTCAGCGCGAGTACCGGCACCATCAAGGAGCAGTGGAGCGCCTACATCGCCACCGAGCTCACCGCCGAGGAAAAAACCGGCGTTGACAAAGTGACGGCCATGATGGCCAAGGCAGACCCCGTGGTGGCCAGCCTGCGCGCCGCGCTGGAAGCGGGCGACAAGGACAAGGTGGTCAGCCTGATCAAGCCGATTTATGAGGCCATCGACCCGCTGACCAATGAAGTCGGCGATCTGGTCGATATCCAGTTGACTGAAGCCAAATCCGCCTATGACCGATCCAGCATCCAGTACAGCAACACGCTGACACTGTTCACCGTCCTGGTGGTACTGGCCATCGCCCTTGGCATCGCGATTGGTTGGATGCTGGTCCGGGCGATCACCGTCCCCCTGAACCAGGTCGTGAACATCGCCAGCAGCGTAGCTGCCGGCGACCTGACCATGGACATCGACAACTCCGGACGTAGCGAAACCGGCCTGGTGCTGGCCGCCCTCAGCGACATGCAAGGCAGCCTGGTGAATGTGGTGTCCACAGTGCGCGCCGGCTCGGAAGGTGTGGCCGCGGCCAGCTCCGAAATCGCCCTGGGCAACCACGACCTCTCTGCCCGCACAGAACAACAGGCCAGCGCGCTTGAAGAAACCGCCGCGAGCATGGAAGAGCTCAGCGCCACGGTCAAACAAAACGCCGACTCGGCCAGCCAGGCCAACCAATTGGCCAGGAGCGCCTCCACCGTCGCCATCAAGGGCGGCACCGTCGTCGGCCAGGTGGTCGAGACGATGAAGGGCATCAACGAATCCAGCCGCAAAATCAGCGACATCATCAGCGTGATCGACGGCATCGCCTTCCAGACCAACATCCTGGCGCTGAATGCTGCCGTCGAAGCGGCCCGCGCCGGTGAGCAAGGCCGCGGATTTGCGGTGGTGGCCAGTGAAGTCCGCTCCCTGGCCGGTCGCTCTGCCGAAGCCGCCAAGGAGATCAAGAACCTGATCAACACCAGCGTGGACCGTGTGGAACAAGGCTCCACCCTGGTGGACCAGGCCGGCGTCACCATGACCGAGGTGGTCAGCAGCATCCAACGTGTGACCGACATCATGGGTGAGATCACTGCCGCCAGCAACGAACAGGCCATGGGCGTGCAGCAAGTGGGCGAAGCGGTGATGCAGATGGACCAGGCCACGCAGCAGAACGCGGCGTTGGTGGAAGAGATGGCGGCAGCCGCTTCCAGCCTGAAAAACCTGGCCGCCGAGCAGGTGGCCGCAGTCGCCGTATTCAAGCTGCCAGGCGGTCGCCGGTCTTGA